A genomic region of Dickeya solani IPO 2222 contains the following coding sequences:
- the yafN gene encoding type I toxin-antitoxin system antitoxin YafN: MERILAEKSINITELRKNPAKYFIDEPVAVLSNNRPAGYMVSAKVFEELIDLLEAKQETVHTVARFRPTAERLRALADSGQKLLNDASGKDLTEFTE, translated from the coding sequence ATGGAGCGTATTCTTGCTGAAAAATCTATAAATATTACAGAGTTAAGGAAAAATCCGGCTAAGTATTTTATTGATGAGCCTGTTGCCGTGCTTTCTAACAACCGGCCCGCCGGTTACATGGTGAGTGCCAAAGTCTTTGAAGAACTGATCGATCTGCTAGAGGCGAAGCAGGAAACGGTTCATACCGTAGCGCGCTTTAGGCCAACGGCCGAACGTTTACGAGCCCTTGCAGATAGCGGTCAGAAACTGCTGAATGATGCCTCTGGCAAGGATCTGACTGAGTTCACGGAATGA
- a CDS encoding type II toxin-antitoxin system YafO family toxin yields MNIRIFKSTLIRQQLSQQELDDLVADFHAYKQNGVLPDTFGRDAPYDDDRTYPLVKAEQVAHIHLADADAPFPRFLRQFKRTSDRAHLVYCQGAMDPEACLLIIILKPEAHKMARNNNNMHKIGMMAAAFRMKY; encoded by the coding sequence ATGAACATACGGATTTTCAAGTCAACGCTGATCCGTCAACAATTGAGCCAGCAAGAGCTTGATGATTTGGTCGCGGATTTTCACGCCTATAAGCAGAATGGGGTACTACCGGACACATTTGGGCGTGACGCGCCTTATGATGATGACCGAACCTATCCATTAGTAAAAGCAGAGCAGGTGGCTCACATCCACCTTGCCGATGCGGATGCGCCTTTTCCCAGGTTCTTGCGCCAGTTCAAGAGAACCAGCGATCGGGCCCATTTGGTCTACTGCCAGGGAGCGATGGATCCCGAGGCCTGCCTGTTAATTATTATTTTAAAACCCGAAGCCCATAAAATGGCACGCAACAATAACAACATGCACAAGATCGGGATGATGGCCGCTGCGTTCAGGATGAAATATTGA
- a CDS encoding alpha/beta fold hydrolase yields the protein MKSYLENDELNETYPAHPFALQSSDGNATLTGQINYPETPTGVYPLVVLVPGSGMHDRHYLIGGSGIQEDFVFTCLAQDFLAAGLAVLRFDGRGVKSHQRDKTLDNPEYLFNRDLAYRQLFIDAAVRQTVTPQSQYNDLYTLCQYAVGLPHVDRRNLILLGHSEGTINIGRMVARYPVAAKALMLVSPTFSSMKHLMEWQLIHRTVAWLKAIPHTGDRLTLEELKNGFGHSPLAFLQPISSLLPYKGYWDEADFDGMTARLQVSFDTQRDIVLSHDDRDPWPADAPFTQSSYAWWKQWYQNETPEIEHLARCQSRVLCYFGMMDTQVNAAAEAAWFERVKHRFPHVDITLLPDVGHTLGIHGLLGPMTASCADLLVRTAHDIVTAR from the coding sequence GTGAAAAGCTATCTTGAAAATGACGAACTGAATGAAACCTACCCGGCGCATCCGTTTGCGTTGCAATCATCGGATGGGAACGCGACCCTGACCGGTCAGATCAACTATCCGGAAACACCGACAGGCGTGTATCCGTTGGTGGTGCTGGTACCTGGCAGTGGTATGCATGACCGCCATTATCTGATCGGCGGCAGTGGTATTCAGGAGGATTTTGTCTTCACCTGTCTGGCGCAGGATTTTCTGGCCGCCGGACTGGCAGTGTTACGGTTCGATGGCCGCGGCGTCAAAAGCCACCAGCGCGATAAAACGCTGGATAACCCGGAATACCTGTTCAACCGCGATCTGGCTTATCGGCAATTGTTTATTGATGCCGCCGTCCGGCAGACGGTGACCCCGCAAAGCCAATACAACGATCTCTACACGCTCTGTCAGTATGCCGTCGGGCTGCCGCACGTCGACCGGCGTAACCTTATTCTGCTAGGCCATTCCGAAGGCACCATTAATATCGGCCGCATGGTGGCGCGTTACCCGGTCGCCGCCAAAGCCCTGATGCTGGTTTCACCGACCTTCTCCTCCATGAAACACCTGATGGAATGGCAGCTCATCCACCGCACCGTCGCCTGGCTTAAGGCAATTCCACACACTGGCGACCGGCTCACGCTGGAGGAGTTGAAAAACGGATTCGGCCACAGCCCGCTGGCGTTCCTGCAACCTATCAGCAGCCTGCTGCCCTATAAGGGGTACTGGGATGAGGCGGATTTCGACGGCATGACCGCCAGGTTGCAGGTCAGTTTCGATACGCAGCGCGATATTGTCTTAAGCCATGACGATCGTGATCCCTGGCCGGCCGACGCACCGTTCACCCAGTCATCCTATGCCTGGTGGAAACAGTGGTATCAGAATGAGACGCCGGAAATTGAGCATCTGGCACGCTGTCAAAGCCGGGTGCTCTGTTATTTCGGCATGATGGACACCCAGGTGAACGCCGCCGCCGAAGCGGCATGGTTCGAGCGCGTCAAACACCGCTTCCCGCATGTCGATATCACCCTGCTGCCGGACGTTGGACATACCCTCGGCATCCACGGCCTGCTGGGGCCGATGACGGCATCGTGCGCCGACCTGCTGGTACGAACGGCGCACGATATCGTAACGGCGCGCTGA
- a CDS encoding type III secretion protein HrpF — translation MSSSSPIQRRLDGAFVNAQSRLDEMALNVSEGEVSAADSYAFYEASMDYSNANWAAGQMLSVKHGLAKAIINDFN, via the coding sequence ATGTCTTCATCTTCACCTATTCAGCGCCGGCTGGACGGCGCGTTTGTCAATGCGCAGTCCCGGCTTGACGAGATGGCACTGAACGTCTCGGAGGGAGAGGTTAGCGCGGCGGATAGCTATGCCTTTTATGAAGCCAGCATGGACTATTCGAACGCCAACTGGGCCGCCGGGCAGATGCTGAGCGTCAAGCACGGCCTGGCGAAGGCCATCATCAATGACTTCAACTGA
- a CDS encoding type III secretion system chaperone has protein sequence MTSTELIGVIERWLNSATGQLTLHIDGSPVVLTRYHDGVGCSAVVTRSVKVDDRLLHKALRYSSAAVLRLGMDAAALCWSAADEQLWLLMRREPDDPIRLCCSLEALVNQRDVWQSLLAPLARPASPSPLNLKTLAFLQGDQHA, from the coding sequence ATGACTTCAACTGAGTTGATTGGGGTCATCGAACGCTGGCTCAACAGCGCTACGGGCCAGTTGACGCTGCACATTGACGGCAGCCCGGTGGTGTTGACCCGTTATCACGACGGTGTGGGCTGTTCCGCCGTCGTCACGCGGTCGGTCAAGGTGGATGACCGGCTGTTGCACAAGGCGCTGCGCTACTCGTCGGCCGCCGTGTTGCGACTGGGCATGGATGCCGCCGCCCTCTGCTGGTCCGCCGCTGACGAGCAGTTATGGTTACTGATGCGACGCGAGCCGGATGACCCGATTCGGCTGTGTTGCTCACTGGAAGCGCTGGTTAATCAGCGGGATGTCTGGCAGAGCCTGTTGGCGCCGTTGGCCAGACCGGCATCGCCGTCGCCGCTGAATCTAAAAACACTGGCTTTTTTGCAAGGAGATCAGCATGCGTAA